In Cololabis saira isolate AMF1-May2022 chromosome 14, fColSai1.1, whole genome shotgun sequence, a single genomic region encodes these proteins:
- the puraa gene encoding purine-rich element binding protein Aa produces the protein MADRDSGSEQGGAATGQGFGPVHPAAGGAGSAAGLQHETQELASKRVDIQNKRFYLDVKQNAKGRFLKIAEVGAGGNKSRLTLSMSVAVEFRDYLGDFIEHYAQLGPSNPGLVQDEPRRALKSEFLVRENRKYYMDLKENQRGRFLRVRQTVNRGPGLGSTQGQTIALPAQGLIEFRDALAKLIDDYGVEDEPAELPEGSSLTVDNKRFFFDVGSNKYGVFMRVSEVKPTYRNSITVPYKVWSKFGNTFCKYAEEMKKIQEKQREKRACELQQQQEEMQADDGDED, from the coding sequence ATGGCGGACAGAGACAGTGGCAGCGAGCAGGGAGGAGCGGCCACGGGCCAGGGCTTCGGCCCCGTGCACCCGGCGGCCGGCGGCGCGGGCTCGGCGGCGGGGCTGCAGCACGAGACGCAGGAGCTGGCGTCCAAGCGCGTGGACATCCAGAACAAGCGCTTCTACCTGGACGTGAAGCAGAACGCCAAAGGCCGCTTCTTGAAGATAGCCGAGGTCGGGGCCGGCGGCAACAAGAGCCGCCTGACTCTGTCCATGTCCGTGGCCGTGGAGTTCCGAGACTACCTGGGCGACTTCATCGAGCACTACGCGCAGCTGGGGCCCTCCAACCCGGGGCTGGTGCAGGACGAGCCGCGGCGGGCGCTCAAGAGCGAGTTCCTGGTGCGCGAGAATCGGAAGTACTACATGGACCTGAAGGAGAACCAGCGGGGCCGGTTCCTGCGGGTCCGGCAGACCGTGAACCGGGGGCCCGGCCTGGGCTCCACGCAGGGCCAGACCATCGCCCTGCCGGCGCAGGGGCTGATCGAGTTCCGCGACGCGCTGGCCAAACTTATTGACGATTACGGCGTGGAGGACGAGCCCGCGGAGCTGCCCGAGGGCTCCTCGTTGACTGTGGACAACAAGCGCTTCTTCTTCGACGTGGGCTCCAACAAGTACGGGGTGTTCATGCGCGTCAGCGAGGTGAAGCCCACGTACCGCAACTCCATCACCGTGCCCTACAAAGTGTGGTCCAAGTTTGGGAATACTTTCTGTAAATACGCGGAAGAGATGAAGAAGATCCAGGAGAAGCAGCGGGAGAAGAGGGCGTgcgagctgcagcagcagcaggaggagatgCAGGCGGACGATGGAGACGAGGattga